The genomic window TTTAATAAATCCTGAAAATAATTTTTGCGGACGATTTGGGCGTGAAAGAAATTCTGGATGGAACTGACAAGCTACATAGAAAGGATGGTCAGATAGTTCAACAATTTCAACTAAACGATTATCAGGTGAAACCCCAGAGAATACCATACCTTTATCTTCTAAAACTTTACGGTACTCATTGTTAAACTCATAACGATGGCGATGACGTTCTTGGACAACTTCTGCATTATCGTAGTTCTTAGCTGCAACAGAACCAGCTTTTAACTTACATGGATACAATCCAAGACGCAGTGTACCACCCATTTCTACTACATCTTTTTGGTCACTCATTAAGTCAATGATATTGTGTGGTGTCTTAGGATTTGTTTCCGTAGAGTGTGCTCCTTCGAGACCAACTACATTTCGAGCATACTCAACACATGCTAATTGCATCCCTAAACAGATACCAAAGAATGGAACAATGTTTTCACGAGCATATTGGATAGCTACGATTTTACCTTCTAATCCACGGTCACCAAAACCACCTGGAACTAAAATACCATCGGCATCTTTTAATAACTCTGCTGCATTTGAAGGAGTTACCTCATCTGCATTAATCCAATCTATTTCAATTTCTGAGTCTTGTGCATAACCAGCATGGCTCAAAGATTCAACTACTGATAAATAGGCATCAGGTAATTCGACATATTTTCCTACTAATGCAATTCTTGTTTTTTTAGATAAGTTCAATACTTTTTCTTCCAACTTAATCCACTCTGTCATGTCAGCAGGAGGTGCATCAATTTTCAAATGGTCACAGACAATTTGATCCATACCTTGTTTTTGTAAATTTAACGGAATGGAATACAGTGTGTCTACATCTAGTGATTCAATGACTGCTTCTGAAGCTACATCACAAAAAGAAGCTAATTTATTTTTTAAGTTTTGAGAAACCGGACGTTCGCTACGCACTACCAAAATGTTTGGTTGAATCCCTAGCCCTCTTAACTCTTTAACGCTGTGTTGAGTTGGTTTGGTTTTCATTTCACCAGCAGCACCAAGATATGGAATCAAAGTTGTATGAATATACATCACATTTTCTGTTCCAACATCTCTCTTCATTTGACGCAATGCTTCTAAAAATGGTAGAGATTCAATATCTCCAACTGTTCCTCCAACTTCAGTAATCACGATATCCGAATCTGTTGTTTGACCAGCGCGCATGATTTTCTCTTTAATTTCATTTGTAATATGTGGAATAACTTGGACAGTTGCTCCCAGGTATTCACCTTTACGTTCTTTGCGAATAACTTCTGAATAAACTTTTCCCGTTGTTACATTTGAATAGCGGTTCAAGTTAATATCAATAAATCTTTCATAGTGCCCTAAGTCCAAATCTGTTTCTGCCCCATCATCGGTTACAAAAACTTCTCCATGTTGGTAAGGACTCATTGTACCTGGATCCACGTTAATATAGGGATCGAATTTTTGAATCGTTACTTTCAATCCACGATTTTTTAACAATCTCCCCAATGAAGCTGCCGCGATTCCTTTACCTATCGAAGAAACTACTCCACCTGTTACAAAAATATACTTCGTCATTTAATCGAACTCCTTTTTTGATAAATTTGGGTAGTTAAACAAAAAAACAAAGCTCCCTATTCCGTTAAGAATAGGGAGCTGATAAATTACTTTCAGTCCTTGTCCCTTAAAAAAAACACTAAGGGAGCCCAATAAATATGATACAGCCCCGAATGACTATCGTCAAGGTTTTTGTATCTATTTTTATTTATTTAATTGTTAAGCTGTTTTTTTGAGTAGTTAGACTAAAGTTGCCTGGATCAATAGTCCTTTTTATCATCCGCTTCTTCTTCGTCTTCAATAACAGTTAATTCGCCTTCAACACCATCTGGCAGCTCATCTTCTTCATCTTCGTCTGCACCAATTTCTGTTAAATCTTTTTTATATTTGCCGATATCTTCTTTATCTTCTGCTTCAATCACGACGCCGTCATTATCAATAAGAAGCTCTTCTTCCTCTTCCTCGTCATCATCTTCTGGGTCATCATTGCTGTAATCAATTTCGTCTTCACTTGAAACAAAGGCACTTACTTTTTTACGTTTTTTACGTTTAGGTGCTTCGTCTTCATTTCCTTGCGTAACTTCCTCATCAATAAAATCAATTGGGTACCATGAACGCAAACCCCAACGGTTTTCTCCAAGAGAAATAAAACTACCATTAATATTCAAATCTGTATAAAATTGTGATGTGTTATTTTTTGATTTTTCTGCAGTGAATCCTAAATAGTCTTTGATTTCTTTAAGTAATACATCGAAATCTAAAATCTCACCTTTTTGATCTAAAATAGCATGAGCGACTTCTATCATTGATAATTCGCTTTTATTTTGTCCTTCAAATCTTTCAAATTTCACGAAAGCCACATCCTTTCAACAGTCTATTCTTTATCTTACTATATTTAGATAGTAAAAAGCAATCGTAATTTATGTTCACCAAGCTTTTCTTGCCCAAGATATAAATCGTATTCCAATTGTAGTTCACCTGAAAAGGGTTCTTGTCTAAAACTGACTTGTAATTGGCGCGTTGCCGTCTCCATTATGATTAAACCCTGTGGCGTTTGGTAGCTTGTCTCAAAACGTTCACCTTGCTCAAATCTCATCCGAGTAGTTGTTTCTCCTCTGCGAATAAGTGTAACGCCTCCCGCTGCCTCAAGTTTAAATGTTACAGGTATCTCTATTTCATCATACGCTTCTTGATAACGAATATAATAAGACCCATTCCTATATACAACTTTCCCCATTTGACTAAACACAAAACTTTCAGTCGAACCGCCTTGTGAAACAGTTGTTTCTACTTCTACTTTAGCTGCCATACCTTTGCTTAAATCTATCTCCACTAGATTAACTCCTTTATATTTATAGCCTTATTTCCATAGGTTAACATCACTTTATCCTTTTATTTTTCCATTAATTTGTAAGCGGCTACTAAGATATCCTCTTCTTGAGGAATAGCAGCACGTTCTAACTCTTTTTGATAAGGTATCGGGATTGATTTACCCCCAAGTCGCTGGATAGGTTTTTTCAATGCATAAAAAGCTTTACTTTCAGCTACAATACTGGCTATCTCACCACCAAACCCACTTCTTTTAACTGCTTCGTGAACAATTAAAAGTCTGCCTGTCTTTTGCACTGACTTGATGATAGTTTTTGTATCTAAAGGAACTAATGTACGCGGATCAATCACTTCTAAGGAAATCCCTTCTAGTGCTAATTGTTTAGCAACTATCAAACTTTTATGGACCATAATCCCTGTCGCAACTACTGTAATATCTTGCCCTGATTGTTTTATATCGGCTACTCCAAAAGGAATGACGTATTTTTCTTCTGGGACTTCACTAGTTGTCTGGTAACACAATTTATGTTCATAAAACATCACAGGATTATTATCTTCAATTGCAGCATGCAATAAACCTTTAGCATCGTAAGCCGTTGAGGGTTGGACAACTTTCAAACCAGGAATATGAGCTGTCCAGTTTTCTAAACTTTGAGAGTGCTGAGCAGCGTGACCTGTTCCTGAGCCTG from Carnobacterium iners includes these protein-coding regions:
- a CDS encoding DUF1934 domain-containing protein; translated protein: MEIDLSKGMAAKVEVETTVSQGGSTESFVFSQMGKVVYRNGSYYIRYQEAYDEIEIPVTFKLEAAGGVTLIRRGETTTRMRFEQGERFETSYQTPQGLIIMETATRQLQVSFRQEPFSGELQLEYDLYLGQEKLGEHKLRLLFTI
- a CDS encoding alpha-ketoacid dehydrogenase subunit beta; its protein translation is MREITYLAAINEALDEALASDERVFLMGEDIALYGGSFGATKGLVQKYGAERIRNTPISESALAGAAVGSAMTGMRPIIEIQFSDFITIALDQIVNQAAKIHYMYGGKVSVPMVIRTAAGSGTGHAAQHSQSLENWTAHIPGLKVVQPSTAYDAKGLLHAAIEDNNPVMFYEHKLCYQTTSEVPEEKYVIPFGVADIKQSGQDITVVATGIMVHKSLIVAKQLALEGISLEVIDPRTLVPLDTKTIIKSVQKTGRLLIVHEAVKRSGFGGEIASIVAESKAFYALKKPIQRLGGKSIPIPYQKELERAAIPQEEDILVAAYKLMEK
- a CDS encoding CTP synthase, whose amino-acid sequence is MTKYIFVTGGVVSSIGKGIAAASLGRLLKNRGLKVTIQKFDPYINVDPGTMSPYQHGEVFVTDDGAETDLDLGHYERFIDINLNRYSNVTTGKVYSEVIRKERKGEYLGATVQVIPHITNEIKEKIMRAGQTTDSDIVITEVGGTVGDIESLPFLEALRQMKRDVGTENVMYIHTTLIPYLGAAGEMKTKPTQHSVKELRGLGIQPNILVVRSERPVSQNLKNKLASFCDVASEAVIESLDVDTLYSIPLNLQKQGMDQIVCDHLKIDAPPADMTEWIKLEEKVLNLSKKTRIALVGKYVELPDAYLSVVESLSHAGYAQDSEIEIDWINADEVTPSNAAELLKDADGILVPGGFGDRGLEGKIVAIQYARENIVPFFGICLGMQLACVEYARNVVGLEGAHSTETNPKTPHNIIDLMSDQKDVVEMGGTLRLGLYPCKLKAGSVAAKNYDNAEVVQERHRHRYEFNNEYRKVLEDKGMVFSGVSPDNRLVEIVELSDHPFYVACQFHPEFLSRPNRPQKLFSGFIKASLKNQQ
- the rpoE gene encoding DNA-directed RNA polymerase subunit delta, which gives rise to MKFERFEGQNKSELSMIEVAHAILDQKGEILDFDVLLKEIKDYLGFTAEKSKNNTSQFYTDLNINGSFISLGENRWGLRSWYPIDFIDEEVTQGNEDEAPKRKKRKKVSAFVSSEDEIDYSNDDPEDDDEEEEEELLIDNDGVVIEAEDKEDIGKYKKDLTEIGADEDEEDELPDGVEGELTVIEDEEEADDKKDY